Within the Serratia sp. UGAL515B_01 genome, the region CCTTCCTGTGGACCAAAGAGTGGGATGCCCCAGCTGAACAGTTTGGCGCACTGGTACCCATTTACGGAACGATAGTCACCTCATTGATCGCTTTGATCATTGCTGTCCCTGTCAGCTTTGGTATAGCCCTGTTTCTCACTGAATTGGCACCCAATTGGCTTAAGCGTCCGTTGGGCATTGCCATTGAATTATTGGCCGCTATCCCAAGTATTGTTTACGGCATGTGGGGTCTATTCGTATTTGCTCCGCTGTTTGCTGAATATTTCCAGACTCCGGTAGGTAACGTACTTTCGGGTATTCCGATTGTCGGTGAGCTGTTCTCCGGCCCGGCATTCGGTATTGGTATTCTGGCTGCCGGGGTGATCTTGGCGATTATGATCATTCCTTACATTGCGGCAGTGATGCGCGATGTATTTGAGCAAACCCCGGTCATGATGAAAGAGTCTGCCTACGGCATCGGTTGCACCACTTGGGAAGTGATCTGGCGCATTGTGCTGCCATTTACCAAGAATGGTGTGATTGGCGGGATTATGCTTGGTCTTGGCCGTGCATTGGGCGAAACGATGGCGGTTACCTTTATTATCGGTAACACCTATCAGCTCGACAGCTTTTCGTTATTTATGCCAGGTAACAGCATTACCTCGGCGCTGGCCAACGAATTTGCGGAAGCAGAATCTGGGTTGCATACCTCAGCATTGATGCAGTTGGGCCTGATCTTGTTTGTTATTACCTTTATCGTCCTTGCATTTTCGAAGTTAATGATAATGCGCCTGACCAAGAATGAGGGGCGCTAACGTGGCTACGATGAATACACAAACCCCTCTAGAGTTGGCAGAAAGCCGCCGCAGAATGCAGGCTTGGCGCCGTCAGAAGAACCGAATTGCGTTGTTCCTGTCGATGGCAACCATGGTGTTCGGTCTGTTCTGGCTGGTCTGGATTTTGTTCTCAACGGTAACCAAGGGTATCGACGGCATGTCGCTGGCGTTGTTTACCGAAATGACGCCCCCTCCCAATACCGCGGGTGGTGGTTTGGCTAACGCC harbors:
- the pstC gene encoding phosphate ABC transporter permease PstC: MAGSRPTIKPPSKNGDIIFSALVRLAALITLLLLGGIIVSLIFASWPSMQKFGFAFLWTKEWDAPAEQFGALVPIYGTIVTSLIALIIAVPVSFGIALFLTELAPNWLKRPLGIAIELLAAIPSIVYGMWGLFVFAPLFAEYFQTPVGNVLSGIPIVGELFSGPAFGIGILAAGVILAIMIIPYIAAVMRDVFEQTPVMMKESAYGIGCTTWEVIWRIVLPFTKNGVIGGIMLGLGRALGETMAVTFIIGNTYQLDSFSLFMPGNSITSALANEFAEAESGLHTSALMQLGLILFVITFIVLAFSKLMIMRLTKNEGR